In one Kitasatospora cineracea genomic region, the following are encoded:
- a CDS encoding glycoside hydrolase family 26 protein: protein MPVKRFRRPGPLPLRAWWERLRALLIPGLERLRALLIPGWERLRALPVTRWWRSFPVLGRAGLAVVLVLGCTALLLDDGSPDQAAAQTAASAAPADPSAAPDDPAKPGTAATRSQLLSPPGTLFGIATPSAPNAEEAANMAQITGVRTTVQEYFLKWHQDFDQAAFDESYRLGGVPLLTWEPWSGGDKAVDQPEFALAKIAAGSQDDYVKRFAQAVKKSGRPVVLRFAHEMNEPWYTWSEDRNGNRKGDYVAAWRHVHDVFRQQGVTNVIWFWCPDLQSPGKPPLSRYYPGDDYVDWIGTEAYSSDGETTAEQLLGPTYRELTALSDKPLFIGEAGVRPSPVKAPLIKDFFSWLSAHPRVIGFVWFQFSDTDGSRYDWRFTTSPEAQRAFRDGLGSLPLVPGPMR, encoded by the coding sequence ATGCCGGTTAAGCGTTTCCGGCGTCCCGGCCCGCTGCCGCTCCGCGCCTGGTGGGAGCGGCTGCGGGCGCTCCTGATACCGGGCTTGGAGCGGCTGCGGGCGCTCCTGATACCGGGCTGGGAGCGGCTGCGCGCGCTCCCGGTGACCCGGTGGTGGCGGAGCTTCCCGGTCCTGGGCCGGGCCGGGCTCGCGGTGGTCCTCGTGCTGGGCTGCACCGCGCTGCTGCTGGACGACGGCTCCCCGGACCAGGCGGCCGCCCAGACCGCGGCGTCCGCGGCCCCGGCCGACCCGTCCGCGGCGCCCGACGACCCGGCCAAGCCCGGCACCGCCGCCACCCGGAGCCAGCTGCTCAGCCCGCCCGGGACGCTGTTCGGCATCGCCACGCCCAGCGCCCCGAACGCGGAGGAAGCCGCGAACATGGCGCAGATCACCGGGGTGCGGACGACCGTCCAGGAGTACTTCCTGAAGTGGCACCAGGACTTCGACCAGGCCGCCTTCGACGAGTCGTACCGGCTCGGCGGGGTGCCGCTGCTCACCTGGGAGCCGTGGTCGGGCGGCGACAAGGCCGTCGACCAGCCGGAGTTCGCGCTGGCGAAGATCGCCGCGGGGTCGCAGGACGACTACGTCAAGCGCTTCGCGCAGGCGGTGAAGAAGTCCGGCCGGCCGGTGGTGCTGCGGTTCGCGCACGAGATGAACGAGCCCTGGTACACCTGGTCGGAGGACCGCAACGGCAACCGGAAGGGCGACTACGTCGCGGCCTGGCGGCACGTCCACGACGTGTTCCGGCAGCAGGGCGTGACCAACGTGATCTGGTTCTGGTGCCCGGACCTGCAGAGCCCCGGCAAGCCCCCGCTGTCCCGGTACTACCCCGGTGACGACTACGTGGACTGGATCGGGACGGAGGCGTACAGCAGCGACGGCGAGACCACCGCGGAGCAGCTGCTGGGGCCCACCTACCGGGAGTTGACCGCGCTGTCGGACAAGCCGCTGTTCATCGGCGAGGCGGGCGTGCGGCCGTCGCCGGTCAAGGCGCCGCTGATCAAGGACTTCTTCTCCTGGCTGTCCGCGCACCCGCGGGTGATCGGCTTCGTCTGGTTCCAGTTCTCCGACACCGACGGCTCGCGCTACGACTGGCGGTTCACCACCTCGCCGGAGGCGCAGCGCGCCTTCCGGGACGGGCTGGGGTCGTTGCCGCTGGTCCCGGGGCCGATGCGCTGA
- a CDS encoding glycoside hydrolase family 26 protein, protein MSETTSAESSVQGSPATRRRKKMHWWSRGSGIRLRVWMTVNVVLLGALCWGVMAALRLDDMGPRYSGLGRPAAGPGMQQLIHPAPPPVPDKSVFATPNGKYFGVATPEAPWSSGEVDSIADKAGVRPTMTEYFVRWTADFDPKAVSRAYEHGTLPVISWEPWDGEDAGHTEQPTYALRTIIGGAHDDYIRRFAQGVAAQKWPVAIRFAHEMNGVWYPWSEAKNGNQKGEYVAAWKHIHDIFKEVGADNAIWVWSANIVRPVPNVDLASLYPGDDYVDWVGLTGYGTKNEATATETFGPTLDIIRKITKKPILITETGREPSTALKAKWTTDFFSWLNQQPDVLGFIWFERDTDNGGKADWRFDETPDSQRAFSTGIATVKLADGLGG, encoded by the coding sequence GTGTCTGAGACGACGTCCGCGGAGAGCTCGGTCCAGGGCTCCCCCGCCACTCGGCGCCGCAAGAAGATGCACTGGTGGTCCCGCGGCAGCGGGATCCGGCTGCGGGTCTGGATGACCGTCAACGTCGTACTGCTGGGCGCCCTGTGCTGGGGGGTGATGGCCGCGCTGCGCCTGGACGACATGGGTCCCCGGTACTCCGGCCTCGGCCGCCCGGCCGCCGGCCCCGGCATGCAGCAGCTGATCCACCCGGCGCCGCCGCCGGTGCCCGACAAGTCGGTGTTCGCCACCCCGAACGGCAAGTACTTCGGCGTGGCGACCCCCGAGGCGCCGTGGTCCTCCGGCGAGGTCGACTCGATCGCCGACAAGGCCGGCGTCCGGCCCACCATGACCGAGTACTTCGTGCGCTGGACCGCCGACTTCGACCCCAAGGCGGTGTCCCGGGCGTACGAGCACGGCACCCTCCCGGTGATCTCCTGGGAGCCCTGGGACGGCGAGGACGCCGGGCACACCGAGCAGCCGACGTACGCGCTGCGGACCATCATCGGCGGCGCCCACGACGACTACATCCGGCGCTTCGCGCAGGGCGTCGCGGCCCAGAAGTGGCCGGTGGCGATCCGGTTCGCGCACGAGATGAACGGCGTCTGGTACCCCTGGTCGGAGGCCAAGAACGGCAACCAGAAGGGCGAGTACGTCGCGGCCTGGAAGCACATCCACGACATCTTCAAGGAGGTCGGGGCGGACAACGCCATCTGGGTGTGGAGCGCCAACATCGTCCGCCCGGTGCCGAACGTCGACCTGGCCTCGCTCTACCCCGGTGACGACTACGTGGACTGGGTCGGCCTGACCGGCTACGGCACCAAGAACGAGGCCACCGCCACCGAGACCTTCGGCCCGACCCTCGACATCATCCGCAAGATCACCAAGAAGCCGATACTGATCACCGAGACCGGCCGCGAGCCCAGCACCGCGCTGAAGGCGAAGTGGACCACCGACTTCTTCAGCTGGCTGAACCAGCAGCCGGACGTGCTCGGCTTCATCTGGTTCGAGCGCGACACCGACAACGGCGGCAAGGCCGACTGGCGCTTCGACGAGACCCCCGACTCGCAGCGCGCGTTCTCCACCGGCATCGCCACCGTCAAGCTCGCCGACGGACTCGGCGGCTGA
- the rplM gene encoding 50S ribosomal protein L13, with product MRTYSPKPGDVQRQWHVIDATDVVLGRLASQAANLLRGKHKAIYAPHVDTGDFVIIINADKVHLSGNKKTQKLAYRHSGFPGGLRSVRYDDLLANNPEKAVEKAIKGMVPKNSLGRQMLSKLKVYSGDQHPHAAQQPVPFEITQVAQ from the coding sequence GTGCGTACGTACAGCCCCAAGCCCGGCGACGTCCAGCGTCAGTGGCACGTCATCGACGCGACCGACGTCGTGCTCGGCCGCCTGGCCTCCCAGGCCGCCAACCTCCTGCGGGGCAAGCACAAGGCGATCTACGCGCCGCACGTTGACACTGGTGACTTCGTCATCATCATCAACGCCGACAAGGTGCACCTCTCGGGCAACAAGAAGACCCAGAAGCTGGCCTACCGCCACAGCGGCTTCCCGGGCGGTCTCCGCTCGGTCCGCTACGACGACCTGCTGGCGAACAACCCGGAGAAGGCCGTCGAGAAGGCCATCAAGGGCATGGTTCCGAAGAACAGCCTGGGCCGTCAGATGCTCTCGAAGCTGAAGGTCTACTCGGGCGACCAGCACCCGCACGCTGCGCAGCAGCCGGTGCCGTTCGAGATCACCCAGGTCGCGCAGTAA
- a CDS encoding DUF3824 domain-containing protein: protein MTDGQQQAQPGGPEAQGQPQGVPPQGYGYPPPQQGQPPQGPPQPGYGYPPPAAGPGQVPPPYNQGGYGPPQYPGQVPPPNQPYPGQQPYPGQPVQGRYGAGTFQNGDEPDWTAMADQHETAARKKKRMMLGGIALVCAVALAGIVVVSMNVLGKDDKKNDPIAGPSSSASASGDNSSGSPSPSSSSSSSGGTKPKSPEDALSRGSSDKAPVSLDTLFPKASLSVEGQTLAKKATEHDDQCGAGTVSGLGTVLENENCRDIYLATYVSDKAAVTVGIVVFDSKSQADRAQAKVVGNIKPLRSDQTPRFCPDLSQCTFSNKAFGRYMVFTTAGNADGSAVTDGTPATKQAAAGVSKQALDDLKARGQAAMTNAG from the coding sequence ATGACCGATGGTCAGCAGCAGGCGCAGCCGGGGGGACCGGAGGCTCAGGGGCAGCCGCAGGGCGTGCCGCCGCAGGGCTACGGCTACCCGCCCCCGCAGCAGGGACAGCCCCCGCAGGGGCCGCCGCAGCCCGGCTACGGCTACCCGCCCCCGGCGGCGGGTCCGGGGCAGGTGCCCCCGCCGTACAACCAGGGCGGCTACGGCCCGCCGCAGTACCCGGGGCAGGTGCCGCCGCCGAACCAGCCCTACCCGGGCCAGCAGCCCTACCCGGGCCAGCCCGTCCAGGGCCGGTACGGTGCCGGGACGTTCCAGAACGGCGACGAGCCGGACTGGACGGCGATGGCCGACCAGCACGAGACGGCCGCCCGGAAGAAGAAGCGGATGATGCTGGGCGGGATCGCCCTGGTCTGCGCGGTCGCGCTGGCCGGCATCGTCGTGGTGTCGATGAACGTGCTCGGCAAGGACGACAAGAAGAACGACCCGATCGCCGGCCCGTCGTCGAGCGCCTCGGCGTCCGGTGACAACTCCTCGGGTTCCCCGTCGCCGTCCTCCTCGTCCTCCTCCTCCGGCGGGACGAAGCCGAAGAGCCCGGAGGACGCGCTGAGCCGGGGCTCCAGCGACAAGGCCCCGGTCTCGCTCGACACGCTGTTCCCGAAGGCCAGCCTGAGCGTCGAGGGCCAGACGCTGGCCAAGAAGGCGACCGAGCACGACGACCAGTGCGGCGCGGGCACCGTCAGCGGCCTGGGCACCGTGCTGGAGAACGAGAACTGCCGGGACATCTACCTGGCGACGTACGTCTCCGACAAGGCCGCGGTCACCGTCGGCATCGTGGTGTTCGACTCCAAGTCGCAGGCCGACCGGGCGCAGGCCAAGGTGGTCGGCAACATCAAGCCGCTGCGCTCGGACCAGACCCCGCGGTTCTGCCCGGACCTGAGCCAGTGCACGTTCTCGAACAAGGCGTTCGGCCGGTACATGGTGTTCACCACCGCGGGCAACGCGGACGGGAGCGCGGTGACCGACGGCACGCCCGCGACCAAGCAGGCCGCCGCCGGGGTGTCCAAGCAGGCACTGGACGACCTGAAGGCCCGCGGCCAGGCCGCCATGACGAATGCCGGTTAA
- the rpsI gene encoding 30S ribosomal protein S9, which produces MAETAIESTLEVEFDDENVDEYTTETEYTTESLAGRFGEAVPGAGLGRRKEAIARVRIVPGTGQWKINGRTLENYFPNKVHQQTVNEPFKLLELDGRYDVIARIAGGGVSGQAYALRLGVARALNEADVDNNRAALKKAGFLTRDSRAVERKKAGLKKARKAPQYSKR; this is translated from the coding sequence GTGGCCGAGACTGCCATCGAGAGCACCCTCGAGGTCGAGTTCGACGACGAGAACGTCGACGAGTACACCACCGAGACCGAGTACACCACCGAGTCGCTGGCCGGCCGCTTCGGCGAGGCCGTTCCCGGCGCCGGCCTCGGCCGCCGCAAGGAGGCGATCGCCCGCGTGCGCATCGTCCCCGGCACCGGCCAGTGGAAGATCAACGGTCGCACCCTGGAGAACTACTTCCCCAACAAGGTGCACCAGCAGACCGTGAACGAGCCCTTCAAGCTCCTCGAGCTGGACGGCCGCTACGACGTCATCGCCCGCATCGCGGGTGGCGGCGTGTCCGGTCAGGCCTACGCGCTGCGCCTCGGCGTGGCCCGTGCCCTGAACGAGGCGGACGTGGACAACAACCGCGCCGCGCTCAAGAAGGCCGGCTTCCTGACCCGTGACTCGCGCGCCGTCGAGCGCAAGAAGGCCGGTCTCAAGAAGGCCCGCAAGGCGCCGCAGTACAGCAAGCGCTAA
- the glmM gene encoding phosphoglucosamine mutase, translating to MTRLFGTDGVRGVANEGLTAELALGLSVAAAHVLGDANAFEGHRPVAVVGRDPRASGEFLEAAVIAGLASAGVDVLRVGVLPTPAVAYLTGALGADFGVMLSASHNAMPDNGIKFLARGGHKLDDAIEDAIEAHYRRYGVGDETWNRPTGGAVGRVRQYNEGFDRYVAHLVAVLPNRLDGVRVVIDGAHGAAARVAPEAFARAGAEVVHTLGTEPTGLNINDGVGSTHLDKLRAAMKEHRADLGIALDGDADRCLAADADGNEVDGDQIIAVLAVAMKEAGTLRRNTAVATVMSNLGFKLAMEREGVELVQTAVGDRYVLEEMKQHGYALGGEQSGHVILLDHATTGDGTLTGLMLGARLAATKQPLADLASVMTRLPQVLINVKGVDKNRVESCVELQAAVAEAEAELGSTGRVLLRKSGTEPLVRVMVEAVGEEQAQDVCQRLADAVRLHLG from the coding sequence ATGACACGACTCTTCGGTACGGACGGGGTGCGCGGTGTGGCCAACGAGGGCCTGACCGCGGAGCTGGCACTGGGCCTGTCGGTGGCCGCCGCGCACGTGCTCGGCGACGCCAACGCGTTCGAGGGCCACCGGCCGGTGGCCGTGGTCGGCCGGGACCCGCGGGCGTCCGGAGAGTTCCTGGAGGCCGCCGTGATCGCGGGCCTGGCCAGCGCCGGCGTCGACGTGCTGCGGGTCGGCGTGCTGCCCACCCCCGCGGTGGCCTACCTGACCGGCGCGCTCGGCGCGGACTTCGGCGTGATGCTCTCCGCCAGCCACAACGCGATGCCGGACAACGGCATCAAGTTCCTCGCCCGCGGCGGCCACAAGCTGGACGACGCGATCGAGGACGCGATCGAGGCGCACTACCGCCGCTACGGCGTCGGCGACGAGACCTGGAACCGCCCGACCGGCGGTGCGGTCGGCCGGGTCCGCCAGTACAACGAGGGCTTCGACCGGTATGTGGCGCACCTGGTCGCGGTGCTGCCGAACCGGCTCGACGGGGTCCGGGTCGTCATCGACGGCGCGCACGGCGCGGCCGCCCGGGTCGCCCCCGAGGCGTTCGCCCGGGCCGGCGCCGAGGTGGTGCACACCCTGGGCACCGAGCCGACCGGCCTGAACATCAACGACGGCGTCGGCTCCACCCACCTGGACAAGCTGCGCGCCGCGATGAAGGAGCACCGGGCCGACCTGGGCATCGCCCTGGACGGCGACGCCGACCGCTGCCTGGCCGCCGACGCGGACGGCAACGAGGTCGACGGCGACCAGATCATCGCCGTCCTCGCGGTCGCCATGAAGGAGGCCGGCACGCTGCGCCGCAACACCGCGGTCGCCACCGTGATGTCCAACCTGGGCTTCAAGCTGGCGATGGAGCGCGAGGGCGTCGAGCTGGTGCAGACCGCGGTCGGCGACCGGTACGTGCTGGAGGAGATGAAGCAGCACGGCTACGCGCTCGGCGGCGAGCAGTCCGGGCACGTCATCCTGCTCGACCACGCCACCACCGGCGACGGCACCCTGACCGGCCTGATGCTGGGCGCCCGGCTGGCCGCCACCAAGCAGCCGCTGGCCGATCTTGCCTCGGTCATGACCCGGCTCCCGCAGGTGCTGATCAACGTCAAGGGCGTGGACAAGAACCGGGTCGAGTCCTGCGTCGAGCTCCAGGCCGCGGTCGCCGAGGCGGAGGCCGAACTCGGCAGCACCGGCCGGGTCCTGCTGCGCAAGTCCGGCACGGAACCGCTGGTCCGGGTCATGGTCGAGGCGGTCGGCGAGGAGCAGGCGCAGGACGTCTGCCAGCGGCTCGCGGACGCGGTCCGGCTGCACCTGGGGTGA
- a CDS encoding glycosyltransferase family 2 protein produces the protein MLAFLLQLRQWWTVGTVYPFAAFMTGIWVLWFVRLALARRYRPWKRPYEVTTSVIIPVVDEPADLFHSVLDRIIDQQPTEMVVVINGRRNEVLEQVCDQLGVYWLWTEIPGKRNALKVGLEACTSEIAVLVDSDTVWTPSTLPELVKPFRDETVGGVTTRQRILEPGRSVLTRWADWLESVRCQYSMPAMSVLGTVGCLPGRTIAFRRKILVDCMDDFLNEKFLGVFLEVSDDRTLTNYTLKQGYRTVYQSTSLVYTDAPLQLRKLTKQQYRWARGSQYNTLRMLPWMLRRAKMLALFYLVDILVPFVLLGSFASWGKALWRHTGPSLYMDLPLPGVHWKAIATILVLAAVMSLLSLAIRFGRHFAYRAQDLVFLPVFMVINTFILLPVRLLGFFRMGHNASWGTRADSFAGERVRSVKVVIPYLLGSAMLAGSVMMSV, from the coding sequence ATGCTCGCTTTCTTGCTCCAGCTCCGCCAGTGGTGGACCGTCGGCACCGTCTACCCGTTCGCCGCCTTCATGACCGGCATATGGGTTCTCTGGTTCGTCAGGCTCGCCCTGGCCCGCCGCTACCGGCCCTGGAAGCGCCCCTACGAGGTGACCACTTCGGTGATCATCCCCGTGGTGGACGAACCCGCGGATCTCTTCCACTCGGTGCTGGACCGGATCATCGACCAGCAGCCCACCGAGATGGTGGTGGTCATCAACGGCCGCCGCAACGAGGTGCTCGAGCAGGTCTGCGACCAGCTCGGCGTGTACTGGCTGTGGACCGAGATACCCGGCAAGCGCAACGCCCTGAAGGTCGGCCTGGAGGCCTGCACCAGCGAGATCGCGGTGCTGGTCGACTCCGACACCGTGTGGACGCCCAGCACCCTCCCGGAACTGGTCAAGCCGTTCCGGGACGAGACGGTCGGCGGGGTGACCACCCGTCAGCGCATCCTGGAGCCCGGCCGCTCGGTGCTCACCCGCTGGGCGGACTGGCTGGAGAGCGTCCGCTGCCAGTACTCGATGCCCGCGATGAGCGTGCTCGGCACCGTCGGCTGCCTGCCCGGCCGGACCATCGCCTTCCGCCGGAAGATCCTGGTCGACTGCATGGACGACTTCCTGAACGAGAAGTTCCTCGGGGTGTTCCTCGAAGTCAGCGACGACCGGACGCTGACCAACTACACCCTCAAGCAGGGCTACCGCACTGTCTACCAGTCCACCTCCCTGGTGTACACGGACGCGCCGCTGCAACTGCGCAAGCTCACCAAGCAGCAGTACCGCTGGGCCCGCGGCTCGCAGTACAACACGCTGCGGATGCTGCCGTGGATGCTGCGCCGGGCGAAGATGCTGGCGCTGTTCTACCTGGTCGACATCCTGGTGCCGTTCGTGCTGCTCGGCTCCTTCGCCTCCTGGGGGAAGGCCCTGTGGCGCCACACCGGCCCCAGCCTGTACATGGACCTGCCGCTGCCCGGCGTCCACTGGAAGGCCATCGCCACCATCCTGGTGCTGGCCGCGGTGATGTCCCTGCTCTCGCTGGCCATCCGGTTCGGCCGGCACTTCGCCTACCGGGCACAGGACCTGGTGTTCCTCCCGGTGTTCATGGTGATCAACACCTTCATCCTGCTGCCGGTCCGGCTGCTGGGCTTCTTCCGGATGGGCCACAACGCTTCCTGGGGCACCCGCGCGGACAGCTTCGCGGGTGAACGGGTTCGCAGCGTCAAGGTGGTCATCCCCTATCTGCTGGGCAGCGCCATGCTGGCCGGGTCGGTGATGATGAGTGTCTGA
- a CDS encoding acyltransferase family protein: MSSYHQPVQGELATAARTGPEVGAAPSVPGGRRADRRRKKGHKGAFRPDIEGLRAVAVLLVLVYHAVPKSLRGGFVGVDVFFVISGFLITSLLVKEIGRTGRLSLGAFYARRAKRLLPAACLAVLAAAVLTYLYLPVTQRSTFGGDLLAASLYVVNWRLADRSVDYLAADVLPSPVQHFWSLAVEEQFYLVWPVLIVLALWLAPRLRWSLTRMLAVAITLVAGASLAFSVYYTGKSPAQAFFVTPTRLWELAVGAIVALALPKLAGLGRGAGAALTTLGLLAVLGGGYFLDGSYAWPGYWALLPTVGAALVLIGGVGGPSGAGRVLALPPMVWVGGISYSLYLWHWPLLVAAQAKWGDGGKVGVLAVAVSVVPAWLSHKLVENPIRFSAALSRPFKATWAVGVPSTALAVAAGLLLTLGTGGGSGGPVAGAAALTGLSDQQQSDLWKTDKYPTVQPDPLKATADVPAAYGMKCQAGQEATTVASCDFGDTSAATVVVMAGDSKVLQWQPALDEIGKAHGIHVVTVTKSSCAFADTVAVLNDRPYKSCADWNKKAMAKILELRPAMVLTSQNSAHALADASGSGAGDLPPMRDGLERSWTKLQKAGIPVTVLLNNVNGVPSPVYECVAKNKSKLSACAFDSNYETAQLQTELAKKVGAGVIDLNPMICPGGRCPAVIGSALVYRDGSHITATYVKTLVPALQDRLKQEFDRNRIAWK; the protein is encoded by the coding sequence ATGAGCAGTTACCACCAACCCGTCCAGGGCGAGCTGGCGACGGCCGCCCGGACGGGACCGGAGGTCGGTGCCGCGCCGTCGGTGCCGGGCGGGCGAAGAGCCGACCGGCGCAGGAAGAAGGGCCACAAGGGGGCGTTCCGCCCGGACATCGAGGGCCTGCGGGCGGTCGCGGTCCTGCTGGTGCTGGTCTACCACGCCGTGCCGAAGTCGCTGCGCGGCGGTTTCGTCGGCGTCGACGTCTTCTTCGTCATCTCCGGCTTCCTGATCACCTCGCTGCTGGTGAAGGAGATAGGCCGGACCGGCCGGCTCTCGCTGGGCGCGTTCTACGCCCGCCGGGCGAAGCGGCTGCTGCCCGCCGCCTGCCTGGCGGTGCTCGCCGCCGCGGTGCTGACGTACCTTTACCTGCCGGTGACCCAGCGCTCCACCTTCGGCGGGGACCTGCTGGCCGCGTCGCTGTACGTGGTGAACTGGCGGCTGGCCGACCGGTCGGTCGACTACCTGGCCGCGGACGTCCTGCCCTCGCCCGTCCAGCACTTCTGGTCGCTCGCGGTGGAGGAGCAGTTCTACCTGGTCTGGCCGGTGCTGATCGTGCTGGCGCTCTGGCTCGCCCCGCGGCTGCGCTGGTCGCTGACCCGGATGCTGGCGGTGGCGATCACGCTGGTGGCCGGCGCGTCGCTGGCCTTCTCGGTGTACTACACCGGCAAGTCCCCGGCGCAGGCGTTCTTCGTCACCCCGACCCGGCTGTGGGAGCTGGCGGTCGGCGCGATCGTCGCGCTGGCGCTGCCCAAGCTGGCCGGGCTCGGCCGGGGCGCCGGCGCGGCGCTCACCACGCTCGGCCTGCTGGCCGTGCTGGGCGGCGGCTACTTCCTCGACGGCAGCTACGCCTGGCCCGGCTACTGGGCGCTGCTGCCCACCGTGGGCGCCGCCCTGGTGCTGATCGGCGGGGTCGGCGGCCCGAGCGGCGCCGGACGGGTGCTGGCCCTCCCGCCGATGGTGTGGGTCGGCGGCATCAGCTACTCGCTGTACCTGTGGCACTGGCCGCTGCTGGTCGCCGCCCAGGCGAAGTGGGGCGACGGCGGCAAGGTCGGCGTCCTGGCGGTGGCGGTGTCGGTCGTCCCGGCCTGGCTGTCGCACAAGCTGGTCGAGAACCCGATCCGGTTCTCCGCGGCGCTGTCCCGCCCGTTCAAGGCCACCTGGGCGGTCGGCGTGCCGTCCACCGCGCTGGCCGTCGCGGCGGGCCTGCTGCTCACCCTCGGCACCGGCGGCGGCAGCGGCGGCCCGGTGGCCGGTGCGGCCGCGCTGACCGGGCTGAGCGACCAGCAGCAGAGCGACCTGTGGAAGACCGACAAGTACCCGACGGTGCAGCCGGATCCGCTGAAGGCGACCGCGGACGTCCCGGCGGCCTACGGCATGAAGTGCCAGGCCGGCCAGGAGGCCACCACGGTGGCCAGCTGCGACTTCGGCGACACCTCGGCGGCCACCGTGGTGGTGATGGCGGGCGACTCGAAGGTCCTGCAGTGGCAGCCGGCCCTGGACGAGATCGGCAAGGCGCACGGCATCCACGTCGTCACCGTGACCAAGTCCAGCTGCGCGTTCGCCGACACCGTCGCGGTGCTCAACGACCGGCCCTACAAGAGCTGCGCCGACTGGAACAAGAAGGCGATGGCCAAGATCCTCGAGCTGCGCCCGGCGATGGTGCTCACCTCGCAGAACTCGGCCCACGCGCTGGCGGACGCCTCGGGGTCCGGCGCCGGCGACCTGCCGCCGATGCGCGACGGCCTGGAGCGCAGCTGGACCAAGCTGCAGAAGGCCGGCATCCCGGTGACGGTGCTGCTGAACAACGTCAACGGCGTGCCCTCGCCGGTGTACGAGTGCGTGGCCAAGAACAAGTCCAAGCTGTCGGCGTGCGCGTTCGACTCGAACTACGAGACCGCGCAGCTGCAGACCGAGCTGGCCAAGAAGGTCGGCGCGGGCGTCATCGACCTCAACCCGATGATCTGCCCGGGCGGGCGCTGCCCCGCGGTGATCGGCTCGGCCCTGGTCTACCGGGACGGCTCGCACATCACCGCGACGTACGTGAAGACCCTGGTGCCGGCCCTCCAGGACCGGCTGAAGCAGGAGTTCGACCGCAACCGGATCGCCTGGAAGTAG
- the coaA gene encoding type I pantothenate kinase, with protein sequence MDTVLTELCTKGAPSAPTPSPYVDLDRAEWSALRERTPLPLTAEEVERLRGLGTALDLDEVRDVYLPLSRLLNLYVHATHELRGAIGSFLDTPDTERVRTPFIIGVAGSVAVGKSTTARLLQALLARWPEHPRVELVTTDGFLLPNAELRRRGLMARKGFPESYDRRALMRFVADVKAGKERVTAPVYSHLVYDIVPDERLVVERPDILIVEGLNVLQPALPGTDGRTRMAVADYFDFSIYVDARTDDIEAWYLDRFRKLRQTAFQDPNSYFRRFTEVPEEEAMDYGRQVWRTINKPNLLENVLPTRGRATLVLQKGQDHKVRRALLRKL encoded by the coding sequence ATGGACACCGTGCTGACCGAACTCTGTACGAAGGGTGCGCCGTCCGCGCCCACTCCCTCCCCGTACGTGGATCTGGACCGCGCCGAGTGGAGTGCGCTGCGCGAGCGCACCCCGCTGCCGCTGACCGCCGAGGAGGTCGAGCGCCTGCGCGGGCTCGGCACCGCCCTGGACCTCGACGAGGTCCGGGACGTCTACCTCCCGCTGTCCCGGCTGCTGAACCTCTACGTGCACGCCACCCACGAACTGCGCGGCGCGATCGGGAGTTTCCTCGACACACCCGACACCGAGCGGGTCCGCACCCCGTTCATCATCGGCGTGGCCGGCTCGGTCGCGGTCGGCAAGTCCACCACCGCCCGGCTGCTGCAGGCACTGCTGGCCCGCTGGCCCGAGCACCCGCGGGTCGAACTGGTCACCACCGACGGCTTCCTGCTGCCCAACGCGGAGCTGCGCCGCCGCGGCCTGATGGCCCGCAAGGGCTTCCCCGAGTCGTACGACCGGCGGGCGCTGATGCGCTTCGTCGCGGACGTGAAGGCCGGCAAGGAGCGGGTGACCGCGCCGGTGTACTCGCACCTGGTGTACGACATCGTGCCGGACGAGCGGCTGGTGGTGGAGCGCCCGGACATCCTGATCGTCGAGGGCCTCAACGTGCTGCAGCCGGCCCTGCCCGGCACCGACGGGCGGACCAGGATGGCGGTCGCCGACTACTTCGACTTCTCGATCTACGTCGACGCCCGCACCGACGACATCGAGGCCTGGTACCTGGACCGGTTCCGCAAGCTGCGGCAGACCGCGTTCCAGGACCCGAACTCCTACTTCCGGCGGTTCACCGAGGTGCCGGAGGAGGAGGCGATGGACTACGGCCGGCAGGTCTGGCGGACCATCAACAAGCCGAACCTGCTGGAGAACGTGCTGCCCACCCGCGGCCGGGCCACCCTGGTGCTGCAGAAGGGGCAGGACCACAAGGTCCGCCGGGCGCTGCTGCGCAAGCTCTGA